Proteins encoded by one window of Dermochelys coriacea isolate rDerCor1 chromosome 13, rDerCor1.pri.v4, whole genome shotgun sequence:
- the RBM12 gene encoding RNA-binding protein 12: MAVVIRLQGLPIVAGTMDIRHFFSGLTIPDGGVHIVGGELGEAFIVFATDEDARLGMMRTGGTIKGSKVTLLLSSKTEMQNMIELSRRRFETANLDMPPANASRSGPPPSSGMSSRVNLPTTVPNFNNPSPSVVTAATSVHESNKNIPTFSTASMGTAPPNLGATFGSPTFSSTIPSTASPMNTVPPPPIPPIPSMPSLPPMPSIPPIPVPPPVPTLPPVPPVPPIPPVPPVPPMTPMPPMSGMPPMNPPPIAPLPTGMNGSGTAMSMNSGLNPLFMGPMNPVNPMQMNSQSGVKPHSINPDDLYVSVHGMPFSATESDVKDFFHGLRVDAVHMLKDHVGRNNGNGLVKFFSPQDTFEALKRNRMLMIQRYVEVSPATERQWVSAGGHITFKQTMGPTGQTHPPPQTLSRSKSPSGQKRSRSRSPHEQGFCVYLKGLPFESENKHVIDFFKKLDIVEDSIYIAYGPNGKAIGEGFVEFRNEADYKAALCHHKQYIGNRFIQVHPITKKGMLEKIDMIRKRLQNFSYDQREVMMNTEGETGPPKLCAHISNIPYNITKMEILQFLEGLSVEENSVQILVDNNGQGLGQALVQFKTEDDARKSERLHRKKLNGRDVILRIITLEEMREIERNPPSQGKKLLKMPMQGNAAMPGVQNAGGDEHSFMGGNSKDANTGPPFNFPSNFSGSNTFGPPLPPPGMGGFGDSRPGMPSVGSSGLPGAGIDVPGFGSGPSNLSGPSSFGGGPQNFGNGPGNLGGPPSFGSGPPGIAGGLGHLSGPPGFGPGPGNLHISGPPGFGTGSGKPGPTVIKVQNMPFTVSVDEILDFFYGYQVIPGSVCLKYNEKGMPTGEAMVAFESRDEAMAAVVDLNDRPIGSRKVKLVLG; encoded by the coding sequence ATGGCTGTGGTCATCCGCTTGCAAGGTCTCCCGATTGTGGCGGGGACCATGGACATTCGCCACTTCTTCTCTGGATTGACCATTCCTGATGGGGGCGTGCATATTGTAGGGGGTGAACTGGGTGAGGCTTTCATCGTTTTTGCCACTGATGAAGATGCAAGGCTTGGTATGATGCGCACAGGTGGTACCATTAAAGGGTCAAAAGTAACGCTGTTGCTGAGCAGTAAAActgaaatgcaaaacatgataGAACTTAGTCGTAGGCGTTTCGAAACTGCCAATTTAGACATGCCACCAGCTAACGCTAGCAGGTCCGGACCACCGCCTAGTTCTGGAATGAGTAGTAGGGTAAACTTACCTACTACAGTACCTAATTTTAACAATCCTTCTCCTAGTGTAGTAACTGCAGCTACTTCTGTGCATGAAAGCAACAAAAACATACCCACATTCTCAACTGCAAGTATGGGAACTGCACCGCCAAATCTTGGAGCTACCTTTGGTAGCCCAACGTTTAGCTCAACTATACCTAGCACAGCATCCCCTATGAACACAGTACCACCTCCACCAATTCCTCCTATCCCATCTATGCCATCTTTGCCACCAATGCCTTCTATTCCCCCCATACCTGTCCCGCCTCCTGTACCTACGCTGCCCCCTGTTCCCCCTGTACCACCAATACCCCCTGTTCCTCCTGTACCACCAATGACACCAATGCCTCCCATGTCAGGAATGCCTCCTATGAATCCTCCACCTATAGCACCTTTACCTACTGGAATGAATGGATCTGGAACAGCAATGAGTATGAACAGTGGCTTGAATCCATTGTTTATGGGTCCTATGAATCCTGTAAATCCTATGCAGATGAATTCTCAAAGTGGTGTGAAACCTCATTCTATCAACCCAGATGACTTGTATGTCAGTGTTCATGGAATGCCCTTTTCTGCAACAGAATCTGATGTGAAAGACTTTTTCCATGGGCTCCGTGTGGATGCAGTACATATGCTGAAGGATCACGTAGGCCGAAATAATGGAAATGGACTAGTTAAGTTTTTCTCTCCTCAAGATACTTTTGAAGCACTGAAGCGAAACAGAATGCTGATGATTCAGCGCTATGTTGAAGTTAGTCCTGCAACAGAGAGACAGTGGGTATCTGCTGGAGGTCATATAACTTTCAAGCAAACCATGGGTCCTACTGGACAAACCCATCCTCCTCCGCAGACGCTTTCTAGGTCCAAATCTCCTAGTGGACAGAAAAGGTCACGGTCAAGATCTCCTCATGAGCAGGGTTTCTGTGTTTATTTGAAAGGTCTTCCCTTTGAATCAGAGAACAAACATGTgatagatttctttaaaaaattagataTTGTTGAAGATAGTATTTATATAGCTTATGGACCCAATGGGAAAGCAATTGGTGAAGGCTTTGTTGAGTTCAGGAATGAAGCTGACTACAAGGCAGCTTTGTGTCATCATAAACAGTACATAGGGAACCGTTTTATTCAAGTTCATCCCATAACCAAAAAGGGTATGTTAGAAAAGATAGACATGATTCGGAAAAGATTGCAGAATTTCAGCTATGACCAGAGAGAGGTCATGATGAATACTGAGGGAGAAACAGGCCCACCAAAGTTGTGTGCACATATATCAAATATTCCATACAATATTACAAAAATGGAAATCCTTCAGTTTCTAGAGGGACTGTCAGTAGAAGAAAACTCTGTACAAATTCTTGTTGATAACAATGGGCAAGGTTTAGGACAAGCACTGGTTCAGTTCAAAACAGAAGATGATGCTCGTAAGTCAGAGCGCCTGCACCGTAAAAAGCTGAATGGAAGAGATGTTATTTTACGTATTATCACCTTAGAAGAAATGAGAGAAATTGAGAGAAATCCACCATCCCAAGGGAAGAAGTTGCTGAAAATGCCAATGCAAGGGAATGCAGCAATGCCAGGAGTGCAAAATGCTGGTGGTGATGAGCATTCCTTTATGGGTGGTAACTCAAAAGATGCAAATACTGGCCCTCCATTTAATTTTCCCAGTAATTTTAGTGGGTCTAACACATTTGGTCCCCCTCTTCCACCACCAGGAATGGGTGGTTTTGGTGATTCTAGACCAGGAATGCCTTCAGTTGGAAGTAGTGGTTTACCTGGTGCTGGTATTGATGTCCCAGGTTTTGGGAGTGGTCCTAGTAATCTGAGTGGACCATCAAGTTTTGGAGGGGGACCTCAAAACTTTGGGAATGGGCCTGGTAATTTAGGTGGGCCTCCTAGCTTTGGTAGTGGCCCTCCTGGTATTGCAGGTGGTCTTGGACATTTAAGTGGACCTCCAGGGTTTGGACCTGGACCAGGAAACTTACATATTAGTGGACCCCCTGGTTTTGGAACAGGTTCTGGAAAGCCAGGACCAACTGTCATTAAAGTGCAAAACATGCCTTTTACGGTATCAGTGGATGAAATTTTGGATTTCTTTTATGGTTACCAAGTGATCCCAGGTTCTGTGTGTTTAAAGTACAATGAAAAAGGTATGCCCACAGGAGAAGCAATGGTTGCATTTGAGTCTCGTGATGAAGCAATGGCAGCTGTTGTTGATCTCAATGACAGACCTATAGGTTCAAGAAAAGTCAAACTTGTTTTAGGGTAG